Proteins encoded by one window of Sorangium aterium:
- a CDS encoding serine/threonine-protein kinase, which yields MGDIFKGTDQTTGAPVALKVLRAAASPQERARFAREIAILADLRHPNIVQYIAHGTCLDGRLFFAMEWLDGEDLGQRQRRAPLGMRDSVEVVRRSAAAMAAIHARGVVHRDLKLSNIFLVRGKGTAIKLIDFGVVKLAVPDDCPTERGTIIGTPHFMAPEQARGEAVDARADVYSLGAVLFRLVTGRNVFETENAIALLSRLAIEDPPRAQQIRFDVPEALDEVLARAIARDREQRYENGGELARALARVGELNNDPPATDRSASIVRRAAAQELMPGPAGPGDERPQVRLANGERRVIACALFELGAGPLRPEVDAALREALGDDPRFEPLPDGRLVAALGVERSRGDEVARAARAALTVARSTPGARASVAIGHAVRGRASLAGEALERAAQQLEYATPGAVRIDARATAALEGRFVVQEDARGGVLVHEDAAGFDARKLAGLSTATLGREHELARLQGIFQQLAEDGAPRAALVTGPAGIGKSGVRAELIQHLETAPHAPIILLCRGDAMSQGAGITGLGRALRSLMGVRDCERLEDQVQKVSAHVAMRLARPLRFLAGFIGELAGVPFPDEDNEPLRAARESPQLMESRTRMAVEAFFRSKSEATPQILVIEDMHWADSTTVQLVDWLLGCADLRFGVFGFARPELSARFPSLWEHRDVTRVTLPPLSPQAADRLVADALPQADPATRGAIVQRAGGYGLFLEELIRSAAEGRDAVPLSVQALVQVRVDRMSSGVRGALRAASVFGQVFWTAGVAALLERAVGAELAELEAGEMIARQLEPRVPGQVQWTFRQAVVRDAAYASILEEDRAALHIAAAAWLESAGVDPGLIARHAEAGGDKARAALLYARATRDTAASGAELDEALDLATRGLACGAEGTTRAALLVRRGEILELLGRLDEALDAAEQASRLALPGSDLWGEAQVVAATCMIETGRSAEGDARAASALSPQFAAALSPAIRAKLLASRVRALAALGRPAEALRAAQAAMEAARGSGSTDALLHAREAHLAALMHAGDLAAAASLGASLVADADVAGDAVIAAKARLSAGSALNQLGLFEEAQALLERALLDARSRKLRAIEGFALHNLGMSHARLGSIEEGVALERQASEIADACQISRLRFAGRLYEALFLVWRGAPGDHATAHAVARWLCEEAAHRAAALQAMASFAMARVQLARRELRAAVDAAREASRHLAGGPIEEWSDAIRVTLVEALLAIGEEREANAALDAAFSALAARVEALRDPRQRDAFLRGNDDVGRLIALAQERLGRSLPSTQRPPHAADASAQRAAGAPSRSKVTKTAGASGRKERAEAPSNDPAAHRSASPAQSKDAHAEGAAAAAHEKGAPRS from the coding sequence ATGGGTGATATTTTCAAGGGCACGGATCAGACCACCGGCGCCCCGGTCGCGCTCAAGGTCCTGCGCGCCGCCGCGTCGCCCCAGGAGCGCGCCCGCTTCGCGCGCGAGATCGCGATCCTCGCCGATCTGCGGCACCCCAACATCGTCCAGTACATCGCTCACGGCACCTGCCTCGACGGGCGCCTCTTCTTCGCGATGGAGTGGCTGGACGGCGAGGATCTCGGGCAGCGCCAGCGGCGCGCGCCGCTCGGCATGCGCGACTCGGTGGAGGTCGTCCGGCGCAGCGCCGCCGCGATGGCCGCCATCCACGCCCGCGGCGTCGTCCACCGCGACCTCAAGCTCTCCAACATCTTCCTCGTCCGCGGCAAGGGCACCGCGATCAAGCTGATCGACTTCGGCGTCGTGAAGCTCGCGGTCCCGGACGACTGCCCCACCGAGCGCGGCACGATCATCGGCACCCCGCACTTCATGGCGCCCGAGCAGGCGCGCGGCGAGGCGGTCGACGCGCGGGCCGACGTGTACTCGCTGGGCGCCGTCCTGTTCCGCCTCGTCACGGGCAGGAACGTGTTCGAGACCGAGAACGCGATCGCCCTGCTCAGCCGCCTCGCGATCGAGGATCCCCCGCGCGCGCAGCAGATCCGCTTCGACGTGCCCGAGGCCCTCGACGAGGTGCTCGCGCGCGCCATCGCCCGCGATCGCGAGCAGCGGTACGAGAACGGCGGCGAGCTGGCGCGGGCGCTCGCGCGGGTCGGGGAGCTGAACAACGATCCTCCCGCGACCGACAGGTCCGCCTCGATCGTCCGGCGCGCGGCCGCGCAGGAGCTCATGCCGGGGCCCGCCGGGCCGGGCGACGAGCGGCCGCAGGTGCGGCTCGCCAACGGCGAGCGGCGCGTGATCGCCTGCGCGCTCTTCGAGCTGGGCGCCGGGCCGCTCCGCCCCGAGGTGGACGCCGCGCTCCGCGAGGCCCTCGGCGACGATCCGCGGTTCGAGCCGCTCCCCGACGGGAGGCTCGTCGCGGCGCTCGGGGTGGAGCGCTCGCGGGGCGACGAGGTGGCCCGCGCCGCGCGGGCGGCGCTGACCGTCGCCCGGTCGACGCCTGGCGCGCGGGCCTCGGTCGCGATCGGGCACGCCGTCCGCGGCCGGGCGAGCCTCGCCGGCGAGGCGCTCGAGCGCGCTGCCCAGCAGCTGGAGTACGCGACGCCCGGCGCGGTCCGGATCGACGCGCGCGCGACCGCGGCGCTGGAGGGGCGGTTCGTGGTCCAGGAGGACGCGCGCGGCGGCGTGCTCGTCCACGAGGACGCCGCCGGCTTCGACGCGCGCAAGCTCGCCGGGCTCTCCACGGCGACCCTCGGGCGCGAGCACGAGCTCGCGAGGCTCCAGGGCATCTTCCAACAGCTCGCCGAGGACGGCGCGCCGCGCGCGGCGCTCGTGACAGGCCCCGCCGGCATCGGCAAGAGCGGCGTACGCGCCGAGCTGATCCAGCACCTCGAGACGGCGCCGCACGCGCCGATCATCCTCCTCTGCCGCGGCGACGCGATGAGCCAGGGCGCGGGCATCACGGGGCTGGGCCGCGCCCTGCGCTCGCTCATGGGCGTCCGCGACTGCGAGCGCCTCGAGGACCAGGTGCAGAAGGTGAGCGCCCACGTGGCGATGCGCCTGGCCCGCCCGCTCCGCTTCCTCGCCGGCTTCATCGGGGAGCTCGCCGGCGTGCCCTTTCCGGACGAGGACAACGAGCCGCTGCGCGCTGCCCGCGAGAGCCCGCAGCTCATGGAGTCGCGCACGCGGATGGCGGTGGAGGCGTTCTTCCGCTCGAAGTCCGAGGCCACGCCGCAGATCCTGGTCATCGAGGACATGCACTGGGCCGACAGCACCACCGTCCAGCTCGTCGACTGGCTGCTCGGCTGCGCCGATCTCCGCTTCGGGGTGTTCGGCTTCGCGCGGCCCGAGCTCTCCGCCCGGTTCCCGTCGCTGTGGGAGCACCGCGACGTGACCCGTGTGACGCTCCCCCCGCTGTCCCCGCAGGCCGCGGATCGGCTCGTGGCGGACGCCCTCCCGCAGGCCGACCCGGCCACGCGCGGGGCCATCGTGCAGCGCGCCGGCGGCTACGGGCTCTTCCTGGAGGAGCTCATCCGGTCCGCGGCGGAGGGGCGGGACGCCGTGCCGCTCAGCGTGCAGGCCCTGGTGCAGGTCCGCGTCGACCGCATGTCGAGCGGGGTGCGCGGGGCGCTGCGCGCCGCTTCCGTCTTCGGCCAGGTCTTCTGGACGGCGGGCGTCGCTGCGCTGCTCGAGCGCGCCGTGGGCGCGGAGCTCGCCGAGCTGGAGGCGGGCGAGATGATCGCGCGCCAGCTGGAGCCGCGGGTCCCGGGGCAGGTGCAGTGGACGTTCCGGCAGGCGGTCGTGCGCGACGCGGCGTACGCGTCGATCCTCGAGGAAGACCGGGCCGCGCTCCACATCGCCGCCGCCGCCTGGCTCGAGTCCGCGGGCGTCGATCCGGGGCTCATCGCGCGCCACGCGGAGGCGGGCGGCGACAAGGCGCGGGCCGCGCTGCTGTACGCGCGCGCGACGCGGGACACGGCGGCGAGCGGCGCGGAGCTCGACGAGGCGCTCGATCTCGCGACGCGCGGGCTCGCCTGCGGGGCCGAGGGGACCACGCGCGCCGCGCTCCTGGTCCGCCGCGGGGAGATCCTCGAGCTCCTCGGCCGCCTCGACGAGGCGCTCGACGCCGCGGAGCAGGCGTCGCGCCTCGCGCTGCCCGGCTCGGATCTGTGGGGCGAGGCGCAGGTCGTCGCGGCGACCTGCATGATCGAGACAGGCCGGAGCGCCGAGGGCGACGCGCGCGCCGCGTCCGCGCTCTCTCCGCAGTTCGCGGCGGCGCTCTCACCCGCGATCCGCGCGAAGCTCCTCGCGTCGCGCGTCCGCGCCCTCGCGGCGCTGGGCCGGCCCGCCGAGGCGCTCCGCGCCGCGCAGGCGGCCATGGAGGCCGCGCGCGGGAGCGGCTCGACCGACGCGCTCCTCCACGCCCGGGAGGCCCACCTGGCGGCGCTGATGCACGCCGGCGACCTGGCCGCCGCGGCCTCCCTGGGCGCGTCGCTCGTCGCGGACGCCGACGTGGCCGGCGACGCCGTCATCGCGGCAAAGGCCCGCCTGAGCGCCGGCTCGGCGCTGAACCAGCTCGGCCTGTTCGAGGAGGCACAGGCGCTGCTCGAGCGCGCGCTGCTCGACGCGCGGAGCCGGAAGCTCCGGGCGATCGAGGGGTTCGCGCTGCACAACCTCGGCATGTCGCACGCGCGTCTCGGCAGCATCGAGGAGGGCGTCGCGCTCGAGCGCCAGGCGAGCGAGATCGCCGACGCGTGCCAGATCTCCCGCCTCAGGTTCGCCGGTCGTCTGTACGAGGCGCTCTTCCTCGTCTGGCGCGGCGCCCCCGGCGACCACGCGACCGCCCACGCCGTCGCGCGCTGGCTCTGCGAGGAGGCGGCGCACCGCGCGGCCGCGCTGCAGGCGATGGCGAGCTTCGCGATGGCCCGCGTCCAGCTGGCGCGCCGCGAGCTCAGGGCCGCGGTCGACGCGGCGCGCGAGGCATCGCGCCACCTCGCGGGGGGGCCCATCGAGGAGTGGAGCGACGCGATCCGCGTCACGCTCGTGGAGGCCCTCCTCGCGATCGGGGAGGAGCGGGAGGCGAACGCCGCGCTCGACGCCGCGTTCTCCGCCCTGGCCGCGCGCGTCGAGGCCCTGCGGGATCCCCGCCAGCGCGACGCGTTCCTTCGAGGGAACGACGACGTCGGGCGGCTGATCGCCCTCGCCCAAGAGCGCCTCGGCCGGTCGCTGCCCTCGACGCAGCGGCCGCCGCACGCGGCGGACGCGTCCGCCCAGCGGGCCGCCGGGGCGCCGTCGCGGAGCAAGGTCACGAAGACCGCCGGCGCCTCGGGGCGGAAGGAGCGCGCCGAGGCGCCGAGCAACGACCCGGCAGCGCACCGGAGCGCGAGCCCTGCGCAGAGCAAGGACGCGCACGCCGAGGGCGCGGCGGCGGCAGCGCACGAGAAGGGCGCGCCACGTTCTTGA
- a CDS encoding PP2C family protein-serine/threonine phosphatase, whose translation MADLAAALVMGIALLGLIYWYFRSNNGDRARPRAATTLTQGGPGAQALDEGEGELEDSTTRTGAAGLRGGTPASESAHAKTTGSHGRAERISSADWKRSNGSSRRDDDDDAFDDDDDDLTLITLAPPEVLQSTIKRASIPSYGGDDDDDDDDDDGHEREEPSAVPIIYDDEAAVDEPTSSSPLLLISAVGQTDPGQKRKKNEDCYLCLDEHYLFAVADGMGGHAGGDVASRLAVDTIARAFKDQSFVESDEESPYPDVPRRGSELAVAIQQANQAIYERAHAERSLTGMGTTLVSARFSPNKQRLYIGHVGDSRCYRLRDNELTQLTTDHTMGAAGITGPMANHLSRAIGISPAVKVDLIIARPHPGDVYLLCSDGLSKMTSHEAIRDILLAEPDPEKASQALIEKANAGGGRDNITVILVRVSDPKDLARLASRAGASAGASAG comes from the coding sequence ATGGCCGATCTCGCAGCCGCCCTTGTCATGGGAATCGCCCTTCTTGGGCTGATCTATTGGTATTTTCGCTCGAACAACGGCGACCGGGCCCGGCCTCGCGCGGCGACGACGCTGACGCAGGGGGGCCCAGGAGCTCAAGCCCTCGACGAGGGGGAGGGAGAACTCGAAGATTCAACGACGAGGACAGGCGCAGCAGGGTTGCGGGGCGGCACGCCCGCGAGCGAGAGCGCCCACGCGAAGACCACCGGAAGTCACGGCCGCGCCGAGCGGATCTCGAGCGCCGACTGGAAGCGATCGAACGGCTCATCGCGCCGCGACGACGACGATGACGCGTTCGACGACGATGACGATGACCTCACGCTGATCACGCTGGCGCCGCCGGAGGTGCTGCAGAGCACGATCAAGCGCGCGAGCATCCCGTCCTACGGCGGCGACGATGACGACGACGACGATGATGACGACGGGCACGAGCGCGAGGAGCCGTCCGCCGTCCCCATCATCTACGACGACGAGGCGGCCGTCGACGAGCCGACCAGCTCGTCGCCGCTGCTGCTCATCAGCGCCGTCGGACAGACGGATCCAGGCCAGAAGCGCAAGAAGAACGAGGACTGCTACCTCTGCCTGGACGAGCACTACCTGTTCGCCGTGGCGGACGGCATGGGTGGCCACGCGGGCGGCGACGTCGCCAGCCGCCTCGCGGTCGACACGATCGCGCGCGCGTTCAAAGATCAGTCGTTCGTGGAGAGCGACGAGGAGAGCCCCTACCCCGACGTCCCGCGTCGCGGCAGCGAGCTCGCGGTCGCGATCCAGCAAGCGAACCAGGCGATCTACGAGCGGGCCCACGCCGAGCGGAGCCTCACGGGCATGGGCACGACCCTCGTCAGCGCGCGGTTCTCGCCCAACAAGCAGCGCCTCTACATCGGCCACGTGGGCGACAGCCGCTGTTATCGCCTGCGCGACAACGAGCTGACGCAGCTCACCACCGATCACACGATGGGCGCCGCGGGGATCACCGGGCCGATGGCGAACCACCTGAGCCGGGCGATCGGAATCTCCCCCGCAGTCAAGGTCGATCTGATCATCGCCCGGCCCCACCCCGGCGACGTCTACCTCCTCTGCTCCGACGGCCTCTCGAAGATGACGAGCCACGAGGCGATCCGCGACATCCTGCTCGCCGAGCCCGATCCCGAGAAGGCGTCGCAGGCGCTCATCGAGAAGGCGAACGCGGGCGGCGGGCGGGACAACATCACCGTCATCCTCGTCCGCGTCAGCGACCCCAAGGACCTCGCGCGGCTCGCCTCGCGCGCCGGCGCCAGCGCCGGCGCCAGCGCAGGCTGA